Proteins encoded within one genomic window of Streptomyces sp. NBC_01314:
- a CDS encoding aldo/keto reductase has product MRTTTLGPDGPEVGVIGLGCMGMSFSYDQGAPRDEAELISVVHQALDLGMTLLDTSDVYGPFTNEELLGRALKSRRGQAVLATKVGALTRDAQGNPVMGLNNRPEHIRRSIDESLGRLGTDHVDLYYLHRTDPEVPIEESVGALAETVAAGKARAIGLSEVSVEQIKRAQSVHPITAVQSELSLWTRDWMTEVLPYCQEQDIAFVPCSPLGKGFLTGRFSSHDDLPEDDFRRGLARFQEEALSTNLAIAERVREIAERLGATPAQVAPAWVLAQGEYVVPIPGTKTPKYLADNAGAADVELSTADLAELDALPVPTGGRYF; this is encoded by the coding sequence ATGCGCACCACCACTCTCGGCCCCGACGGCCCCGAGGTCGGCGTCATCGGTCTGGGCTGCATGGGCATGAGCTTCAGCTACGACCAGGGCGCCCCGCGCGACGAGGCCGAGCTGATCTCCGTTGTCCACCAGGCCTTGGACCTGGGGATGACCTTGCTCGACACCTCCGATGTGTACGGCCCGTTCACCAACGAGGAACTCCTCGGCCGGGCGCTGAAGAGCCGTCGTGGCCAGGCGGTGCTGGCCACCAAGGTCGGTGCTCTCACCCGCGACGCCCAGGGCAACCCCGTGATGGGCCTCAACAACCGCCCGGAGCACATCCGTCGCTCGATCGACGAGAGCCTCGGGCGGCTCGGCACCGATCACGTCGACCTCTATTACCTGCACCGCACCGACCCGGAGGTGCCGATCGAGGAAAGCGTGGGCGCCCTGGCCGAGACCGTCGCGGCGGGCAAGGCCCGCGCCATCGGCCTGTCCGAGGTGAGTGTCGAGCAGATCAAGCGGGCCCAGTCCGTCCACCCGATCACTGCGGTGCAGTCCGAGCTGTCGCTGTGGACACGGGACTGGATGACCGAGGTCCTGCCGTACTGCCAGGAACAGGACATCGCGTTCGTGCCGTGCTCGCCCCTCGGCAAGGGCTTCCTCACGGGCCGGTTCTCGTCCCACGACGACCTGCCCGAGGACGACTTCCGACGCGGCCTGGCCCGTTTCCAGGAGGAGGCGCTGAGCACCAACCTGGCCATCGCCGAGCGGGTGCGGGAGATCGCCGAGCGACTGGGGGCGACTCCGGCACAGGTGGCGCCGGCATGGGTGCTGGCACAGGGTGAGTACGTCGTGCCCATCCCCGGGACCAAGACGCCGAAGTACCTGGCGGACAACGCCGGGGCGGCGGATGTCGAGCTGAGTACCGCGGACCTCGCAGAACTCGACGCGCTTCCCGTGCCTACGGGAGGGCGCTACTTCTGA